The sequence below is a genomic window from Cicer arietinum cultivar CDC Frontier isolate Library 1 chromosome 6, Cicar.CDCFrontier_v2.0, whole genome shotgun sequence.
TCTCTCTGAAACAGTAAGCTCTTTTTCTCACCCCTATGCGATGAATCacatttatgtttttgaaaTAGTTATCACAGTTATTATgcatttatgtttttatgtttttgttttgccaatttattgataatttcaTTCATTGAATTGATTAGATTACAACCATAGGTTATACAAGATATATTTAGGCTAAGAATTAGAAAAACTAACTAATAACAGAAAAGCTAACTAACTTGACTAACTAATAACAGAAACAAACAGTTACACTTAATAAACTATAAGCTAATTATCCAAAATCATTGCTATGATGATGATATTATCCTTTATAATTATTGTTCGTGATGAATCACTGGTTGGTTAGGGAATTTAGAAatatgtgaattgttggttgaGGAATTTCCTATGACATTCCACAAGTTTGTATGGAAAAACAAGGGTACTGTCTATTTTGAGccttttgaaatttaaaattcgaGCTTGTAATCTAAACCGTTAGATAGTGGAAAGTAGCGGTTTGATCAAATTCCACTATGCTATAGTGTTATACCGCCGCAATAGCGGCTATTTGCAACACTTTGTACTACATAGCATATTACATAGAAATATTGATATGTTCAATTTCCTCTATGCTATAGCGCTACAACGTCGCAATAGCggttatttgacaacactgacAGCTCCAATCTACCTGATTGCACTGCAGTCGGTCCCATCCACCTGCAGTGAATATCGGTCCATGTCTTGTTTAGTTGCTTTTGTTCATGCTTTACAGTATAGTTTGTGTTTGTACAATGTTAACTAATTctatctttttctttattttcctaTTTAGTTATCAACGATGGTTACAGACGGAACCAAAAAGCCGAATGTTTCAGTACCTGTTGTAGTGCCACCTCGCAAAATTAATGTGCAGAAGTTTGCAGAATCCCGTTCCCTCGAGATTCAGAGCCTTCAATGTATCGTTGAAAATAGAGTGAACAATGATTATAAGTCTCAAAGGAACAAGAGAAGAAGAACAACATCATTTAATGACCAAATTGCAAGAAAGGGCCACAGAAGAAAGAGCCAAAAACTGGGAGTAGTTGATAATTCAGTTTTGAAGAAGGACAATATAATGCAGCTTCCTCGACGTGTTCGTCGAAGATATGAACTCAAGAATAACCCAGAGAATGGATTTTGCACTTCTGGGGATGGAACAAAGAGGCTGAGAACACATGTTTGGCATGCAAAGAGATTTTCCCTGACCAAGCTCTGGGGTTACCACCTTCCTCTGGGTCTTCAAGGAAggtaggttttttttttttttttatataaatactaCAGAGAAACTGCCTAAAGAGTCAATGGAGGGATTAGAAGCATGTTAACTTCATTATGTAGGGTTGCTTTACTTTGTTAAGATGAAGTTGAACTGGATTATGGAAACTACATGcatatttgtgttttaaatcttATGGAAACACTAACAAGGATTTGTGTGTTTATTTAGAGGGAAAGGTTCGAGGGCAATGttgaaaaagttcaaaaaagGGGTGCTAGTACACGATGCAAGCTATTATACTGCTGTTCAATTGGAGGGACCAGAGgtagtttattttattgtagTCTCAGCTTCTGAAAATAATGGTTTAGTTCTCGTAGCTTTGCTTAAGGTGGTTCTGTTTACAGGATTCATTAGtttcagtattaagaatggtaCTTGTGCCCTCTCCCATAACAGTAGCACATCCCAGAAATCATGATGATTCTGTTCTTTCTGGTACAACCTATGGAACTGCAATGGTGAGTGTTTCTTTTGCCGTTTCTTGCAATAGCCATGTTGTTTTGgtcacaaaattattttttctttcttgacAGCTGCATCACGTTGGAGCACCAGTTTCTCGGCCAATTGCTCCTGTAACATATATGTGGCAACCAACTTTCCAACAAAATATCACTGACCTAGGTGTCAGACATGATTGTTCTTCTTTTAGACAACAGTATATCAGTGATGAAAAAATTAATCCTGATGTTGATTTATGCGAAAAATCAGACAGAATGGAGTGCAGTGATTCATTTAGACACCTTTGGGTGTGGATACATGCATCTGCCTTTGAAGAAGGATATGATAATCTAAAACTGGCCTGCCAGAAAGAGGTTCACTTTCTTCTTCTGATTCTTATATGGATAACCCAATTGTATTTTGTCTCTATTGTTTTTCTTGTACTGGGTACTGATGAAAACAAGTAGAAGCCAGTGAACTCGTTACTCCTGTAGATTTATGTaacaaataatttcattttactGTGCTATTCCCTGATCACTTTGCCTATTTGAAAAGTATTCGGCTCATTTCATTCCAACATAAGCATGATTGGGAGCTGGGACATAATATGCATTTATGTTTGAGTTGACAACTTGTAAAGATTCAGATGATTATAGGTCCTTGCAAGTCACACTACCCTGTCATTACTTGTCAGATGCTGTATCTTGATAAGAAAGATTTTACCTGAAATTGCAATACTGATTATTCCTTCTAAATTGTAGtccttattaatttaaaaaaaatgcttttTGTGATATAAATTAGTCAGACGAATCACTAAGTAAGTAGTTTGGTTTGTCCAAGATTTTAATTTCTCTGTTGAAGTTAAACTATTAAAGAACTAAGAGTCGTAAAAACTGCATATAACTCACATTATGTGTTTTTTACCGCTACCATTATGCAGATGGAAAAGAGAGGCATCTCAATCAATTGTTCTTCTCTTGAGGGTCAACTTGcaaaattagaattaatggGATCAGGGACATTTCAACTTCTTCAGAAGATATTGCATCCTGTTAGCAGGTTTgttgtttaaatttgaaaagcagtaccattttcatttttacttgTTTTACATTAATGATCCAAAATGGCTGATATCTGCATGACAGTATTTCAGAAAATCATTGGCAGATAAATAAACACGTGCCTATAGAAGAAAACCACATTTCTCAGAAAACAAAGTTTTGTATACTGAAAAATGCGGAGCATTTTTCTTCTCGTGCAATGTTAGCTCTTAATGTTAAGGATCCTCGAGATTTACCTGTGAAAAGGTCTGTTGTTCCAGTGGAGCCAATTTCAACTGAGGCACTAAGTGATGATGCACAAGAAGCTAAGTGCAAAGAGCTTGTAGATTTGGGGGGAATGTTGGAAACGAATAAACAATTATCTTTGTCAGAATTTGGAGACAACCAGTCTAATATTGATGATCTATGGTATGCTACGACCAGAGGGTTGAAGTGCCCAGTGGAAGACAGTGTCCTTTCTGAGGAGAAGCACCGTGAGCGAATGGTTAAATTCTGCCTTGATGACTTAAATTTTGGCGTGGCTAATTCTTCAACCAAAGAGCAGTGCTCAAGATCTTGCCCtattttgcttttaaaaaatgatgataCGAAGGAATTGACCATGGGGTAAATTATTCTTTAATATGTTTTtgcttttaatttatttgaaatcaCCATTGCTGTTTATGAACATTATCAAGTACTATTGTTTTTATTCTTCCAATTTTGAAATCAAAAGATAGATATTTGTGATCACCTGCTCAAGATACATTAGAAAAATTGAGATAACTTGCCATAAGTTTAATGAGCTACAAAGATCAATTGATCAAACATGCTCGATTGCATTtgattggatgaatatttttatttaaaaaccttTCT
It includes:
- the LOC101490270 gene encoding ribonucleases P/MRP protein subunit POP1, with product MVTDGTKKPNVSVPVVVPPRKINVQKFAESRSLEIQSLQCIVENRVNNDYKSQRNKRRRTTSFNDQIARKGHRRKSQKLGVVDNSVLKKDNIMQLPRRVRRRYELKNNPENGFCTSGDGTKRLRTHVWHAKRFSLTKLWGYHLPLGLQGRGKGSRAMLKKFKKGVLVHDASYYTAVQLEGPEDSLVSVLRMVLVPSPITVAHPRNHDDSVLSGTTYGTAMLHHVGAPVSRPIAPVTYMWQPTFQQNITDLGVRHDCSSFRQQYISDEKINPDVDLCEKSDRMECSDSFRHLWVWIHASAFEEGYDNLKLACQKEMEKRGISINCSSLEGQLAKLELMGSGTFQLLQKILHPVSSISENHWQINKHVPIEENHISQKTKFCILKNAEHFSSRAMLALNVKDPRDLPVKRSVVPVEPISTEALSDDAQEAKCKELVDLGGMLETNKQLSLSEFGDNQSNIDDLWYATTRGLKCPVEDSVLSEEKHRERMVKFCLDDLNFGVANSSTKEQCSRSCPILLLKNDDTKELTMGWSVILPLSWVKAFWIPLVSNGAHAIGLREKQWIACDMGIPSFPSDFPDCKAYSCFMAAKEAACNQKAELRPASVRNLRVPILSPWGVVHTTLNKVISTMETLDRSARKDLTNVNSLSNSCPNLKISNFDSDNSFEGTVARTGCMLTTLLNETKTGQLLLFPYATDGMTRMSEFIKGELTLDMVHRRSVIYDHKLCFVRVHLHPFKEGFFEEGAVICAPCPSDISLWTSSSRKSEMGLKLSECAMRSYFKENFSGKWEMQIPDGSVGRESHRWPIGFVTTACVQGSKRLVAEGFCEAVLLSHLREEQWTEMPAKQKRKEIYVLVRNLRSVAYRLALASIVLEHQENDIDCL